GGTTGCTCGTCGCCTGGGCGTTTTGCGGATGCAGCGGGTTGTAGCCGAGCGGCGTCTCGAACGGCTCGTAGTGCTCAGGGAATGGACCTTCGGCCATGGCATCGCGCGCAAAAAACCGCGCGACGCCTTCCGGGTTCATGATGAACGGTCCCATGCCGTTTTCGGGCGGCTCGTCGGCCTTGAAATCGGGAATGTCCGAGCCCGTCCATGCCTTGCCGTTCCACGCGATCAGCTTGCGCGACGGGTCGAACGGCTTGCCGTTTACGTCGCACGACGCGCGGTTGTAGAGGATCCGCCGATTCGCCGGCCACGCCCACGCCCAGCCAAGCGTCTGGCCAACGCCCGTCGGGTCTGCATTGTCGCGTCGCGCCATTTGATTACCGGCTTGCGTCCATGCTCCGCAGAAGATCCAGCAGCCGCTCGACGTGCTGCCGTCGTCTTTCAGTTGCGCGAAGCCTGAGAGCTGTTCACCCCGCTTCACGAGCACCTTGGTCGCGTCCTTCGGGTCCGTCAGGTCTGCCAAAGCCCTGCCGTTGAATTCCATCGCTACTTCTTCCGGGCTCGGCGCCGACGGAGCCGCATAGGGCCAACTGAGATTGACCACCGGGTCCGGGAATTTGCCGCCCTGATCCTTGTACAGCTTGCGGATCAGCACGAACAAGCTCCCCATGATCTCCAGATCGGTCTTCGCCTCGCCCGGCGGCGCGGCGCCCCGCCAGTGCCATTGCAGCACGCGCCCGGAGTTGACGAGCGAGCCGTTCTCCTCGGCAAAGCAGCTGGTCGGCAGCCGGAACACTTCGGTCTGGATCTTCGACGCGTCGACGTCGTTGAACTGCCCATGGTTCTTCCAGAACTCCGACGTCTCGGTCGCGAGCGGGTCCATGATGACCAGCCACTTCAGCTTCGAAAACGCGGCGGTCATCTTTGCCTTGTTCGGTGCAGCGGCAAGCGGGTTGAAGCCCTGCGCAACATAGCCGTTCATCTTGCCCTGGGACATCAGCTCGAACACCTGCAACATGTCGTACTGCTTGTCGAGCTTGGGCAGATAGTCGTAGCCCCAGTTGTTCTCGGCGGTCGCCGCGTCGCCCCACCACGCCTTCATCAGACTAACGAAGAAGCCCCGATAGTTTCTCCAGTAGCTCAACTGGTTCGGCCGCAACGGCTGCGCCGCGCGCTTTTCGATGTAGGCATCGAATTCCTGCTCGGGTTGCGACGGCAGCGTCATGTAGCCCGGCAGCAGGTTCGACAGCAGACCGAGATCAGTCAGCCCCTGAATGTTCGAGTGGCCGCGCAACGCGTTCATGCCGCCACCCGCAACGCCGATGTTACCCAGCAGCAGTTGCACCATCGCGCCCGTGCGGATCATCTGCGAACCGACCGAGTGCTGGGTCCAGCCGAGCGCATACATGATGGTGGCGGTGCGTGTCGGCGACGCGGTCGAGGCGAGCATTTCGCACACCTTCAGGAACTTGTCCTTAGGCGTGCCGCAGGTCTTCTCGACCATCTCGGGCGTGTAGCGCGAGTAGTGCTGCTTCATCAGGTTGTAGACGCAGCGCGGATCCTGCAGCGTCGGATCGACCTTCACGAAGCCGTCGTCGCCGCGTTCATAGTCCCATGTCGATTTGTCCGGATACGCGTGCTTGTCCGCGTCGTAGCCGGAAAAGATGCCGTCTTTGAATGCGAAATCCTCACGGACGATGAACGGGAAGTCCGTGTAGTTCTTCACGTACTCGTGCTGGATCTTGTCGTTCGTCAGCAGGTAATTAATGATCCCGCCAAGGAAGACAATGTCCGTGCCGGTGCGAATCGGCGCGTAAAAGTCAGCGACCGATGCGGTGCGCGTAAAGCGCGGATCGACCACGATCAGGCGTGCCTTGCGGTGCGCCTTCGCTTCGGTGACCCATTTGAAACCGCATGGGTGCGCCTCGGCCGAATTGCCGCCCATGACCAGAATAACGTCCGCATTCTTGATGTCGACCCAATGATTCGTCATCGCTCCACGGCCAAACGTCGGGGCAAGACCTGCCACCGTCGGGCCGTGTCAGACACGCGCCTGGTTGTCGAATGCAAGCAACCCAAGACTGCGGGCCACCTTGTGCGTCAGGTATCCTGATTCATTGCTGCTTGCCGATGCGGCCAGCATACCTGTCGTCAGCCAGCGGTTGACCTTCTTGCCGTCTTCCGTGGATTCGACGAAGTTTGCGTCGCGGTCTTCCTTCATCAGTTTGGCGATGCGGTCAAGCGCGTCTTCCCACGAGATGCGCTCCCACTTGTCCGAACCGGCCGCCCGGTATTCCGGATGCGTGAGACGGCTCTCACTGTGAATGAAATCGATGAGGCTCGCGCCCTTCGGACATAGCGTGCCGCGATTGACCGGGTGATCCGGGTCGCCTTCGATATGGATGATGCTGGTAATGGCGTTCTTCGCGCCGTCGCCGAGACCGTACATCAAAATACCGCAGCCGACAGAACAGTACGGACAGGTATTGCGTGTTTCAGTAGTTCGCGCCAGTTTGTATTGCCGGACTTCGGCGAGTGCGACGTCCGGCGAGTAGCCCATCAAGGCTAGACTCGATCCGGCCAGCGTGGTCGCCGTGACCTTGAGGAACTGACGCCGGGACATCTGGACCATGGTCGCCCTCGGCTTCGTTTGGTGGTGGGGGGTATTGAAAAGTATAAGTCGATTAATGCGCAATCGCAGTGCAAAGCGCTCAGTTTCTCCGACCGCGAAGCCTCTACTCTCTGATTTTTTGCGGCGCGCCATGAGGCGGGGGGCAACGCCTCGTGCCTTGTTATAGTACGAAGCATAGGGTTTGCGCGAAGTCAACCAATGCTAAGGCTCGCCGGCGTAGCGCCCACGGCCGCCGCGTCCACTGCATTGATCCAGTCAGGAACAGCACGCATGGACACGCTTTCCACCGACAAGCTTCAGAGCGCCGCACGCAAGCAGGCCTCATGGGCGGTCGGCGCTTTCAGGCAGTTCGCGGAGAACCGTTGCGCCGCGATGGCGGCGGGCATCGCTTTCTATGCCGCGTTTTCGCTCGCACCGACGCTTGTCATGGTGATTGCAGTCGCAGGCTGGTTCTTCGGCGCCGATGCGGCGCGCGGCGAACTGTTTCGCGAGGTTCACGGCGTACTTGGCGACGACGCGGCCGCCGGCGTGCAAACCATCGTTCAGAACGCGCACCACAGCGGCAGCGCGGGAGGCATCGCCGCGATCATCTCGTTTGTACTGCTCGCCATTGGCGCATCGGCGACGTTCTCGTCGCTGAACAGCGCACTCAATATAGTCTGGCCCTTCTCCGGACCTCGCACGTCGAGCGTGCTCGCGCTTGTGCGGGTGCGGCTCATTTCGTTCGGTCTTGTGCTGGGGGTCGCGTTTCTGCTGATCGTATCGCTGGTGCTCGATGCCGCGATCACCTTCGTCGGCAGATGGCTGCTCGGCGACTCCCCCTATCTCATGATCGGCAATCTTCTTCAGCTGGCCGTCGGCCTCTTCGTTCTGGCCGTGGCGTTCGCCGCATTGCTCAAGTTCCTCCCTGACGCGCCGGTGCAGTGGCGCGATGCGCTGGTGGGCGGCTTCGTCTCGGCGTTGCTGTTCTCCGCAGGCAAGAAGCTGTTCGCGCTTTATCTCGCGCACGCTGGCATGGCTAACTCGTTCGGCGCAGCCGGCTCGCTCGCCGTGCTGCTGATGTGGCTCTATTTTTCGGCGCTGGTGCTACTGCTGGGTGCGGAATTTTCGGCGGCGCGCGGGCGACTGCACGATCCGCGCGGCCCGTGGGGCAGACAGGAAGAGGTGTTGCCGGGTAGCCGGGTCATGCTTGCTTCGGCGATCGCGGCGTCCACGGTTTCGGTCAACCGCTCACAAAGCGGCGTTTCGACTGATCGCGCTGACGCTGCGCCCGTCAATCCAGACCCGGCGTCTGGCGGGTCGCCGCAGCCGTCTCCACCCGTCCTGACCAGCCTCGGCGGCTCTCTGGCGCGTGCCGAAAAACAGGCCACTCGCGCCGCTGCCGCTACCTTCGTTCGGGCCGCACGTACGGCCGCCGACGCCGACCGTTACGTCAGGCGGTATCCGTGGGGCTCGATGCTGATCGCGGCTGGCGCGGCTTTCGTCGTCACGACGGTGGCGGGGCGCCGGAATACCGAAAACTCTACTCCGGCGAACCGCGCGGCCGACGACGGCCGCCAATCGTCGTAGCAGCCACGATCTGCGGAAAAAGTCCAGTCCGCAGTGCTTTATCTGCGTCTTTTCGCTGTTTAAACGACCGCTGCAATCATCGCGCGGAATATACAAGTTCAATACAGCTTACTTTCATCGTATCAATCTGCTTTTGCCGTTTTCATACGATCACTCTCATCGCAACAATAATATTGCCGAGTGAAACATTCACTATTGCCAAATTAGCAATAGCGACGCCGATGGCGTATTTATGCGGTTTCTGGCCAGGTGTCACATTTTAGAGACAGTGAGTTTTTTTCAGTTCTTACATTTAGTCACCCTGAGCTATTCTCGAATCGCAACTACGAAAACCAATCATTTGCGTGGAGAAATGATGAAACGAATCGCATTGTCTACCCTCTCGCTGGCACTGCTGGGCACTGCAGGTGTTGCCCACGCTCAAAGCAGCGTCACGCTGTACGGCCTGCTCGATGAATCGATCCAGTACGTGAACAATGCCACGCCCCATGGCGGCGCATTGTGGCAAATGTACGGCGGCAACCTTCAAGGTAACCGCTGGGGCATGAAAGGTACGGAAGACCTGGGCGGTGGCCTGAAGGCGATTTTCCAGTTGGAAAGCGGCTTTGACATCAACACCGGCAGGTCGAATCAAGGCGGCCGCCTGTTCGGTCGCCAGGCGTACGTTGGCATGACGCACGACGCCTACGGTACCCTGACGGCTGGTCGTCAGTACGACCCGGTCGTTGACATGGTCCAGCCGCTGACGGGCGACAACTACTTCGGCAGCACGTTTGCTACGCCGGGCGACGTCGACAACAACGACAACAGCTCGCGTACGAACAGCGCTATCAAGTACGTTTCGCCGCTGTTCGCAGGCTTCCAGTTCGAAGGCATGTACGCACTGGGCGGCGTTGCGGGTGCAACGGGTTCGGGCCAGACGTGGGGCGCTGCGGGAACGTATGCAACGGGTCCGTTCAGCATTGCTGCTGGCTACCTCTCGATGCACAACTTCAACGCGACGACCTTCCGCTCGGGCTGGAGCAGCACGTCGGATGGCACGTTTGACTCCAACTTCCCGGCAAACGCAGGCATCAACGCCGCCTACGCTACTGCGTCGAGGATCGGCATCGCTTCGGTGGCTGCTCAGTACGTTACCGGTCCGTGGACGGGTAGCCTGAGCTACAGCAACGCGCAGTACTACCATGACGGAAGTTCGCTCTTCAATCAGACTCAGAAGTACGAAGTCGGCCGCGTCTATTTGGGCTATCAGCTCACGCCGGCAGCGCTGCTGGGTCTTGGCTACGCCTACACGAAGGGCCACGGCGACGCGTCCGCGACGTATCACCAGGTGTCGCTGGGTGGCGATTACTCGATCTCGAAGCGCACAGACTTCTACCTGGTTGGCGCCTGGCAGCATGCAAGCGGCGAACAACGCGACCCGACCACGGGCCTCCTCGTTTCCTCGACGGCTTCGATCGCTTCGTATGGCAACCAGTCGAGCACCGACAACCAGGTCATGGTCAGCCTCGGTATCCGTCACAAGTTCTGATCAGGACCTGATGTGTAGTTGAAGCAGACGTAATAAGAAGCCAGCCAGAGGCATCCGCCGATGGCTGGCTTTTTTGTTTCCGTCGACGACGCCACATACGGTATCGCTGCATAGCAAAAAGCCGGACCTACGTCCGGCTTTTTGCTATGCAGCAGTGGCTCGATGAGCGTGCAGGTGCTGGTGCTTAATGCTGCGCCTTGTGCCTGTCCGCCTGAGCAAGCGTCTGTGCAGCCTGGTGGTCCGGCTGTCCATGCACGCCATCGGCGCCGTTGTGCTGCACCACGGGGGCGTGGCCACGCTGGCGCAGCGGCACGTCGCCCGAGTTCTCCCACGCCGGGTCGGGAATCGAACTGAAGACGCGGCGCAATTGATCGCCCCAGGTGCGATGAATCATCTGGTAGTACGCGTTGTCCTGATCGACCGAGACGAAACGGGTCACATGCAATGCATGCTTTTCATAGACCAGCAGGTCGAGCGGCAAGCCCACCGACAGGTTCGAACGCAGCGTCGAGTCCATCGAGATCAGCGCGCACTTGGCGGCTTCGTCGAGCGGTGTCGCGGGCGTCAGTACGCGGTCGATGATCGGCTTGCCGTACTTCGATTCACCAATCTGGAAATAGGGGCTCACGCTCGACGCTTCGATGAAATTGCCCGCCGAGTAGATCATGAAGAGACGCGGCATCGTTGCTGCCCCCCCTTCCGCGGCGATCTGACCGCCCAGGATGAAGCTGCAGTTGAAGTCGACGCCGAATTCCTGCAGCGCCTGGGCTTCGCGCTGATAGACCTGGCGCACAGCCTCGCCGACCACACGGGCCGCCTCGGCGACCGTCGCGACCGTCCACAGCGTCGGCTTTGCGGAGTCAGCGGGTTCACTGAGCGCATGCAGCACCGCCTGGGTCAGGGATAGATTACCCGCGCCAAGCAGCACGAGCACGCGCTCGCCGGGCTGTTCGAACACGGACATCTTGCGCGCCGTGCTGATGTGATCGACGCCCGCGTTGGTGCGCGTATCCGACAGGAACACAAGGCCTTCATCCACGCACATCGCCACGCAGTAAGTCATGTTTGCAAAATCCAGAAAACGACCGAACGCCGCTATTGTAATGCGCCAGGACGGTGTCCTTGACGCTTCCTGCGTTATATCGGCTGCGTGGCGAGCTTTGTGAAAGGGCGAATGCCCCTGGTGGAGCCTTGATGGGCCTCGCCGAGCCAGTTGGGGCCGGCTCGGGCTCGATCGGGTCTGTCGCTGAAACCTGACCGGAACCTGGGATCGAGCCTGAACCCGCTCATTGCGGTATCTGTGCGCTGACCGTCACCGACACGTTCAGCTTCTCCTCCCTGCCACCGATCCTGCGGCCGCGTACCGGCGCCGCCGCCTCGTAATCGCGAGCCACCGCGAGCCGGCAGTAGATCTCGCTGGCGAACGTGGCGTGCGTCACGTCAACCGACGTCCAGCCCAGCCCCTCGAGCCACACGTCGACCCATGCATGGCTTGCGCCGTGCGGCACATCGCCGGGCTCAATGTAGCCACTTACATAGCGCGCCGGCACGCCGCGCGCGCGGCAACAGGCAAGCATCAGGTGCGCGTGGTCCTGGCAGACGCCCTTGCCGAGCGCGAGCGCTTCTGCGGCGGTACTGGTCACTTCGGTCACCCCGGACTGGAATTCCACACGCTCAATGATTCTCTCCGACAGTGCGATCAACGAGGCCGGTGACGTGAGCGCAGGCACCGACCGCGCCAGCTCGCACACAGCGGTATCGGCATCGGTCAACGGCGTCGAACACGTGAAGTGCTCGAGCGGAACCGGACCGGGACCATCGGGCAACAGGCCGTCGATGAGCGGAAACGTATCGATTTCCCCCGATACGCGCAAACGGATCTCGCTGTGCGGCTTGTTCAGCACGAGCGTGTGCAGCACGTTGCCGTAGGCATCGAAAGTAGCATCGAGCTTGCCGGGCGCCTCGATACTCCAGCGGCGCACCACCTGCGATGCCCCGCTCGCGGGTGTCAGGCGCAGTTGCTGGATCGAGTAATGAACCGTCGTTTCGTAGCGGTAGGAGGTGTCGTGGCGAATCGTCAAATACATAAAACCTCCATCAGGCGACTGGCAGCATCAGATAGGTACGCGCAACCAGTCCGCCGAGTTCGAACACGCGGGCGAGAAACTGCGTCAGATACGCATGCAGACCCGCCTCGAAGATCTGCCGGATATCGGAATACACCAGCTCCGCGCGCAGCTTGCCGGCAAAACGCTCGCACTGATTCGATCCCGACGTGCGCAGCATCGCGAGATTCGCGCACACGCCTTCGAGCGAGGCCAGCAGCGAACGCGGCATCTGCGGATTCAGGATCATCAGCTCGACCACGCGCGCTGGCGTGACGACGTCGCGATAGACCTTGCGATAGATTTCGAGCGCCGACACCGAACTCAGGATCGACGTCCAGTAATAAAAATCCTCGAGCTGACGCGCGGCATCGCGTGAATTCGGCTCGACGTCGGCAAAGCGCACATCGAGAATCCGCGCGGTGTTGTCCGCCCGCTCGAGGAACGTGCCGAGTTGCGTGAAGAAGAACGCATCGTCCTGCAAGGCGGTGCCGAGCGTCACGCCGCGCGACAGATGCGAGCGGAACTTGACCCACTCGAAGAGCGCCACCGGATGTGCAGTGAGTTGCCCCGAGGCCGTGCGCTCCGTGAATTCGAGCCACGTATCGTTGATCGTTTCCCACCATTCGGTGGTCAACGTGCCGCGCACGGCGCGGGCGTTTTCACGCGCCGCCTGCAAACACGAATAGATGCTCGACGGGTTGCCGGCATCCGCAACCATGAAGTGGAGCACGTGCTCGCGGGTCGGTTCGTCGTAGCGCTGCGCGAAAGCGCCTTCGAGTTCTGAGATGCGCAGCACCGAACGCTGCGCCCGCGCCTCCTGTTCGGCCGTTTGCGGCAACAGCAGCGCTTTCAGGTTGATGTCGAGCATGCGCGCGGTGTTCTCGGCGCGCTCCATGTAACGGGCCATCCAGAAGAGGTGGTCGGCGGTGCGGCTTAGCATGACGGCTTTCCGTTGTTGATGAGCGCAGGGCACGGACGGCCTGCGCTGGTTACCGGTTTCTCGCCGGCGATGCGTTTCGCCGGCTTGCCTCGTTCGTTGCGAATGCAACCCTGTCAGTCGGTCATCCAGGTGTCTTTGGTCCCGCCTCCCTGCGACGAATTGACCACGAGCGAGCCTTCCTGCAGCGCCACACGCGTGAGACCGCCCGCCACCATCGTCACGGTCTTGCCCGACAGCACGAAGGGCCGCAGATCGATATGGCGAGGCGCGATGCCCGACTCGACGAAGGTCGGGCAAGCCGACAGCGCGAGCGTAGGCTGCGCGATGTAACCGGCCGGCCGCGCGATGAGCCGCTCGCGGAACGCCTCGATTTCCGCTGTCGTCGCTGCCGGCCCAACCAGCATCCCGTATCCGCCCGCGCCATGCACTTCCTTCACGACGAGTTCGGGCAGATGCGCGAGCGTGTACGCAAGGTCGTCGGGCTTGCGGCACTGGAAGGTCGGCACGTTGTTCAGGATCGGCTTTTCGCCGAGGTAGAACTCGATCATCTCGGGTACATACGGATAGATCGATTTGTCGTCGGCGATGCCGGTGCCCATGGCGTTCGCCAGCGCGACACGGCCTGCCCGGTAAGCGGTGAGCAGACCCGGCACCCCCAGCGCCGAGTCGCTGCGAAACGCGAGCGGGTCGAGAAAATCGTCATCGACGCGGCGGTAGATCACGTCGACGCGCTTCGGTCCCTGCGTCGTGCGCATGAAGACGTAGTTGTCGTCGACGAACAGATCCTTGCCTTCGACCAGTTCGACGCCCATCTGCTGCGCGAGGAAGGTGTGTTCGAAATACGCCGAGTTGTACATGCCTGGCGTGAGGACAACGACAACCGGGTCGTCGACGCCTTCCGGGGCCACCGAGCGCAAGGTGTCGAGCAGCAGGTCGGGATAGTGCGCAACTGGCGCGATACGGTTCTGCACGAAGAGCTCAGGAAACAGCCGCATCATCATCTTGCGGTTTTCGAGCATGTAGGAGACGCCCGAGGGCACGCGCAGATTGTCTTCCAGCACGTAGAACTGGCCGTCTTCACCCGCGCGCACCACATCGACGCCCGCAATGTGTGCATAGACGCCGAGCGGCACGTCGACGCCCTGCATCTCCGGCCGGTACTGCGCGTTCGTGTAGACCTGCGCCGCGGGAACGATGCCGGCCTTGACGATATTGCGGTCGTGATAGACGTCGTGAATGAACAGGTTGAGCGCCTGCACGCGCTGGCGCAGACCCGCTTCAAGCGTCTGCCACTCGTTACGCGGAATGATGCGCGGAATGAGGTCAAACGGGATCAGCCGCTCGGTTCCGGACAGGTCGCCGTTAACTGCGAACGTAATCCCCACCCGCCGGAACAGCAGATCTGCTTCGGCACGCTTGCGGGCGATCGCATCGCCGCCCTGTTGCACCAGCCAACGCTCGAACCGTGCATAGTGTGGCCGCACGGCTTCGTCGTGATGACGCATCTCGTCATAGCATCGCATGTCACGCCCCGCTCTTTTTGTCGGATAGAAGGCGAATGCGCTGCGCATTCGGTGTTCGACAACGGTCTAGCCTCAAGCAAGCGTTATGCCATTCTCTTCCCTGCGCAAACTGACGTCGAATGCACCTGAACGGCGCATCCGGCGGGCACGACGACGACATCATCCTACCGCTGGCGCGACCAATGCGCTACTCCGGTGCACCTGCGCCTGGCAGAGCGCTCCCGAGATCTACAGCGAGGCAAAGTCGACGCAGCATAGTAGAACTGCGGGATCGGCATAGGGGACGGCCATAAGGCCGTGCCCCTGCCACACCACCCGGCATGCGGGTCCGCACCGGGCGGTTCGGGAAGTTGAGGTTATGAGAGACGGGGCACACCCAGCCGGTCGAAGTAGGCGATCGTGAGTACACGTTTGAGAGCGCGATCGCTGTTGCGCCACCAGCGGCGGGTATTCGCCGCTACCTGTCGCGCTATCTCCACAGACGCGCCCAACATACGCAGTGCCCGGAAGATGGTGGGACCACGACGCCAGTGCTTGAGTTGGATGGCGCGTAACCGGTGACGCATCCACTCATCCAGCTCACGCCAGATTTTCGGGGTTTGTGCCAACCGGAAGTACGCCTTCCAGCCCTGCACATAAGAGCGTAACTGTTCCACCACCGCCTTCATGCTGCGCCCACCCAGACGACCAGTCAGTTGGCGGATACGGTGCTTGAACGCCAGCAGCGGTTTGGCCGCCACCTTGCGTTTGACCACACCACCCGCACCCACCCACAGGCTGTAGCCCAGAAACTTGCGACCCCACACGCTCGCCACAGCGCTTTTGACCTCGTTGACCTTCAGCCGCAATCGCCCGTACAGGCGTCGCAGGAGTGCCATCACCCGCTCGCCAGCACGGCGGCTACGAACGTACACATTCGCATCGTCGGCGTAGCGCGCGAAGCAATGACCCCGCCGTTCCAGTTCCTTGTCCACTTCATCGAGCAGCACGTTGACCAGCAACGGGGATAGCGGCCCGCCCTGCGGCGTGCCCTGATCCCGTTGCTGGACCACGCCGCCATCCATGATGCCGCTGTTCAGATACGCCCGGATCGGACGGATCACTCCGACGCCTGCTGGATCAGACGGTCCGTCACCGTCGGGATGCCAAGCTCGCGCTCGCCTCCGTCCGGTTTCGGAATCGTCACCCGCCGTACCGGGCTGGGCCGGTACGTCCCCTTCAGCAACTGTTCACGGATCGCAGGCCACGCCGTCACCAGATGACGCGACGTCTGGTCAATGTCCAGACCGTCCACGCCAGCGGCTCCCTTGTTGGACCGGACCCGTTTGAACGCCTGCTTCAGGTTCTCTCTCGTCAGCGCCGCTTCCAGCAGCGCTGACCCTGTGTCCCCAGATGCATGCCGCGGGCAGCAGGCTTCGTCGCTCACGGGTACGCCCGCGGCTTCACCGCGTGCTACTCCCGCTCGCCCCGTTTGCACGGGCATCTGACGCATTGCCTGCCGCATCGACATGACCTTGGACACTCCTTCCCGTTTGGCCCTTCGTCACCAGCTTCGGCCTCATCGGCCCGTCCTGTGACTACTACGGCCTCTGCTGACTTCTCGCTCCGGCTCGACGCCGTCGTCCTTTCAGACACGAGGCGAGATCTCCCCAGGTAAGAACGCACTCCTTCACTGCACAACCGCCGGATCTACGTCGTTGCCCCTTGATCACGAGAGCTTTGCGGTTTTTGGCCCGCTTGCCCTGGTCAACCACGCCTTCTATCCAGTTCTTGTCCATCGGCTCGCAGTTTCGCTCCACGCTTCCTCCCCACGATCAGTCACCCTCTCGCAGTTGCGCTTCGCTTCACTCGCTGTGATCACCTCGTGGTGGGACTTGCACCCACAAGAGTGCGCCCATGCTGGGCGCACCAAAAAAAATCCCCGTGGACGCGAGTCCGCGGGGATTCCTATACTGCCAGGCTGGTGCGACCGTCGCCCGAAAGCGGCGGTCACGAACGCTATGATCGTAACGATCAGCCTGCTGCTGCGTCCTTCAGCTTCTTCAGCGCACGTGCCTTGATGCGCACGCTGGCCGGCTTGGCCGGGAACCAGCGCTCTTCACCCGTGAACGGGTCTTTGCCGAAGCGCTTCTTCTTCGCCGGAACAGCTTGTGCAACGATCTTCAGAATACCGGACAGCGTGAATTCGCCAGCGCCCTTCTTGTGCACTGCGCCGAGGATCGTGTCTTCGAGCGCGGCCAGGACGGCCTTGGCGGACTTCAGTTCGACTGAAGCGCGATCAGCGATGTGCGCAGCCAGCGAGGCCTTCGTGAAGGTGTCCTTGATCGGCGACGGTGCGCCGGACGCCTTCACGGCGACCTTCTTAGCTACTGCTGCTTTCTTAGCAGGCACTTTCTTCGCTGCAACTTTCTTGGCCGGTACAGTGGCAGCCTTCTTGGCCACCTTTTTTGCGGAAGTCGGCATGTTTCTCCTACCTGTTGTGGTCAGTGAATGCACGAAGCACACGCGGTATGCGAGCACTTCAAGGCCGGATTCTACAAGCGCTCAGGCAATTCGCGCGAATCTTTTGTGTATAAGAGCGCAGGTTTGTTGCGCGGCGCTGACTGTTTAACACGTTTTGATGCCTGTTTTAGCGGGTCAAACGCATCTTGACTGCTGTCTGCCGCTTCGTTTCGGCGTCTGCTGCGCTGCTGTTTGCGCTGCTGTCGAAACGCCTGATTCGCAGCATCGCCCTGACACGCGCGACGCAAATCCGCCGATACGTCGATGCCAAAACCGGACGGCGTGCTCTCCGCAAGTACTGGAAAACCCGTGTATTACGGGAGATTTCGCGTTGCGCCAGATAGCGGCGCACCCGTCTGCAACGACGCTGGCTGCGCTAATGCGCCAGCTGCGGCATCAGTCTGGCGAGCGTCGTCAACGCCTTGTCGATCTGTTCGACACCGATGCCGCCATAGCCGAAGATCAAGCCGGGCTGCGGCCGCACACGCACATGAA
The DNA window shown above is from Paraburkholderia sp. BL10I2N1 and carries:
- the fdnG gene encoding formate dehydrogenase-N subunit alpha; its protein translation is MVQMSRRQFLKVTATTLAGSSLALMGYSPDVALAEVRQYKLARTTETRNTCPYCSVGCGILMYGLGDGAKNAITSIIHIEGDPDHPVNRGTLCPKGASLIDFIHSESRLTHPEYRAAGSDKWERISWEDALDRIAKLMKEDRDANFVESTEDGKKVNRWLTTGMLAASASSNESGYLTHKVARSLGLLAFDNQARVUHGPTVAGLAPTFGRGAMTNHWVDIKNADVILVMGGNSAEAHPCGFKWVTEAKAHRKARLIVVDPRFTRTASVADFYAPIRTGTDIVFLGGIINYLLTNDKIQHEYVKNYTDFPFIVREDFAFKDGIFSGYDADKHAYPDKSTWDYERGDDGFVKVDPTLQDPRCVYNLMKQHYSRYTPEMVEKTCGTPKDKFLKVCEMLASTASPTRTATIMYALGWTQHSVGSQMIRTGAMVQLLLGNIGVAGGGMNALRGHSNIQGLTDLGLLSNLLPGYMTLPSQPEQEFDAYIEKRAAQPLRPNQLSYWRNYRGFFVSLMKAWWGDAATAENNWGYDYLPKLDKQYDMLQVFELMSQGKMNGYVAQGFNPLAAAPNKAKMTAAFSKLKWLVIMDPLATETSEFWKNHGQFNDVDASKIQTEVFRLPTSCFAEENGSLVNSGRVLQWHWRGAAPPGEAKTDLEIMGSLFVLIRKLYKDQGGKFPDPVVNLSWPYAAPSAPSPEEVAMEFNGRALADLTDPKDATKVLVKRGEQLSGFAQLKDDGSTSSGCWIFCGAWTQAGNQMARRDNADPTGVGQTLGWAWAWPANRRILYNRASCDVNGKPFDPSRKLIAWNGKAWTGSDIPDFKADEPPENGMGPFIMNPEGVARFFARDAMAEGPFPEHYEPFETPLGYNPLHPQNAQATSNPAARVFPNDRAAFGKAADFPHTATSYRLTEHFHYWTKHVRLNAIIQPEQFVEIGEDLAKEVGVVAGDRVKVSSNRGHIVAVAVVTKRIKPLMIDGKKVQTVGIPLHWGFKGIARPGYLINTLTPVVGDGNTQTPEFKSFLVKVEKA
- a CDS encoding YihY/virulence factor BrkB family protein; its protein translation is MDTLSTDKLQSAARKQASWAVGAFRQFAENRCAAMAAGIAFYAAFSLAPTLVMVIAVAGWFFGADAARGELFREVHGVLGDDAAAGVQTIVQNAHHSGSAGGIAAIISFVLLAIGASATFSSLNSALNIVWPFSGPRTSSVLALVRVRLISFGLVLGVAFLLIVSLVLDAAITFVGRWLLGDSPYLMIGNLLQLAVGLFVLAVAFAALLKFLPDAPVQWRDALVGGFVSALLFSAGKKLFALYLAHAGMANSFGAAGSLAVLLMWLYFSALVLLLGAEFSAARGRLHDPRGPWGRQEEVLPGSRVMLASAIAASTVSVNRSQSGVSTDRADAAPVNPDPASGGSPQPSPPVLTSLGGSLARAEKQATRAAAATFVRAARTAADADRYVRRYPWGSMLIAAGAAFVVTTVAGRRNTENSTPANRAADDGRQSS
- a CDS encoding porin, translated to MKRIALSTLSLALLGTAGVAHAQSSVTLYGLLDESIQYVNNATPHGGALWQMYGGNLQGNRWGMKGTEDLGGGLKAIFQLESGFDINTGRSNQGGRLFGRQAYVGMTHDAYGTLTAGRQYDPVVDMVQPLTGDNYFGSTFATPGDVDNNDNSSRTNSAIKYVSPLFAGFQFEGMYALGGVAGATGSGQTWGAAGTYATGPFSIAAGYLSMHNFNATTFRSGWSSTSDGTFDSNFPANAGINAAYATASRIGIASVAAQYVTGPWTGSLSYSNAQYYHDGSSLFNQTQKYEVGRVYLGYQLTPAALLGLGYAYTKGHGDASATYHQVSLGGDYSISKRTDFYLVGAWQHASGEQRDPTTGLLVSSTASIASYGNQSSTDNQVMVSLGIRHKF
- a CDS encoding proteasome-type protease — encoded protein: MTYCVAMCVDEGLVFLSDTRTNAGVDHISTARKMSVFEQPGERVLVLLGAGNLSLTQAVLHALSEPADSAKPTLWTVATVAEAARVVGEAVRQVYQREAQALQEFGVDFNCSFILGGQIAAEGGAATMPRLFMIYSAGNFIEASSVSPYFQIGESKYGKPIIDRVLTPATPLDEAAKCALISMDSTLRSNLSVGLPLDLLVYEKHALHVTRFVSVDQDNAYYQMIHRTWGDQLRRVFSSIPDPAWENSGDVPLRQRGHAPVVQHNGADGVHGQPDHQAAQTLAQADRHKAQH
- a CDS encoding transglutaminase family protein, producing MYLTIRHDTSYRYETTVHYSIQQLRLTPASGASQVVRRWSIEAPGKLDATFDAYGNVLHTLVLNKPHSEIRLRVSGEIDTFPLIDGLLPDGPGPVPLEHFTCSTPLTDADTAVCELARSVPALTSPASLIALSERIIERVEFQSGVTEVTSTAAEALALGKGVCQDHAHLMLACCRARGVPARYVSGYIEPGDVPHGASHAWVDVWLEGLGWTSVDVTHATFASEIYCRLAVARDYEAAAPVRGRRIGGREEKLNVSVTVSAQIPQ